From one Streptomyces sp. NBC_01478 genomic stretch:
- a CDS encoding PDR/VanB family oxidoreductase — protein MNTITSVTRPPDLYGRPRSDSFMQKLAAFSDNAVTRLARRSTPPRRPPATEMPVIRELVVATKHQEAEDVVSLRLAAPDGSKLPPWQPGAHIELHLPSGRKRQYSLCGDSADRYRYRIAVRRVANGAGGSAEVHDTLGEGMRVAISGPRNAFPFAAEASILLIAGGIGITPILPMAREAARRGLDWRLVHTGRSRASMPFAAELAELAAAAPGRVSIRPDDESGVPETADLLNLSPAAGAVYCCGPAPMIDGVRRAFGDSRASALHFERFAPAPITDGRPFELQLGDTGRVLPVPYDRSALDVLQEALPDLPFSCRQGFCGTCRVRVAQGHVDHRDRRLTATERAAGAMLPCVSRAPEGERLVLEV, from the coding sequence ATGAACACCATCACATCCGTCACCCGGCCGCCGGACCTGTACGGCAGGCCGCGCAGCGACTCCTTCATGCAGAAGCTGGCGGCTTTCAGCGACAACGCGGTCACGCGCCTCGCGCGGCGCAGCACTCCTCCCCGGCGTCCGCCGGCCACCGAGATGCCCGTGATCCGGGAACTGGTGGTCGCCACCAAGCACCAAGAGGCCGAGGACGTCGTCTCCCTGCGGCTGGCAGCACCCGACGGGTCGAAACTCCCGCCCTGGCAGCCCGGCGCCCACATCGAACTGCACCTGCCCTCCGGCCGCAAGCGGCAGTACTCCCTGTGCGGCGACTCCGCCGATCGGTACCGGTACCGCATCGCGGTGCGCCGCGTCGCCAACGGGGCAGGCGGTTCGGCCGAGGTGCACGACACCCTCGGAGAGGGCATGAGGGTCGCCATCTCCGGGCCCCGCAACGCCTTCCCCTTCGCCGCAGAGGCATCCATCCTGCTCATCGCGGGCGGCATCGGCATCACCCCCATCCTGCCGATGGCCCGAGAAGCCGCCCGCCGCGGGCTGGACTGGAGGCTCGTGCACACCGGCCGCAGCCGCGCCTCGATGCCCTTCGCGGCAGAACTGGCCGAACTCGCGGCCGCAGCCCCTGGCCGGGTCTCCATCCGTCCTGACGACGAGTCCGGCGTGCCCGAAACAGCCGATCTGTTGAACTTGAGCCCGGCGGCGGGTGCGGTGTACTGCTGCGGGCCCGCGCCCATGATCGACGGCGTTCGGCGCGCGTTCGGTGACAGCCGCGCGTCCGCCCTGCACTTCGAGCGTTTCGCCCCGGCCCCGATCACGGACGGCCGTCCCTTCGAACTCCAACTGGGCGACACCGGACGGGTTCTGCCGGTGCCGTACGACCGCTCCGCCCTGGATGTTCTCCAGGAGGCACTGCCGGACCTGCCCTTCTCCTGCCGCCAGGGGTTCTGCGGCACCTGCCGGGTACGGGTGGCCCAGGGCCATGTCGATCACCGTGACCGCCGGCTCACCGCCACCGAACGCGCGGCCGGCGCCATGCTGCCCTGCGTCTCACGTGCACCGGAAGGAGAGCGGTTGGTGCTGGAGGTGTGA
- a CDS encoding DUF1330 domain-containing protein, with translation MSANSQKKKFYALNMFDVADLEKYLAYFRRLPEEAPQYGGRMVAFGRFRDTVAGDLAPRQVLFVVEWESEEAFNKFRDAPDLADFHPLRENGTASYVWQTFDGLDMSDPANVSLDDVLAVLKP, from the coding sequence ATGAGTGCGAATTCACAGAAGAAGAAGTTCTACGCCCTGAATATGTTTGACGTGGCCGATTTGGAGAAGTACCTCGCGTACTTCCGCCGTTTGCCTGAAGAGGCTCCGCAATACGGTGGTCGAATGGTGGCGTTTGGTCGTTTCCGAGACACCGTAGCCGGTGACCTCGCGCCACGGCAGGTTCTGTTTGTCGTCGAATGGGAGTCCGAAGAGGCGTTCAACAAGTTCCGGGACGCTCCGGACTTGGCCGACTTCCATCCGCTGCGGGAGAACGGGACGGCGTCCTATGTCTGGCAGACGTTCGATGGTCTCGATATGAGTGACCCCGCCAACGTTTCGCTCGACGATGTACTGGCGGTGCTCAAGCCTTGA
- a CDS encoding aldehyde dehydrogenase family protein, whose translation MTSTIPQFEHWIDGHPVPPVSGRHLDSTSPHDGEPVLRIADGSAEDVERAVLAAHRAQPAWGRTSTAERSRLLISVAAGIRENIDRLVELECAEGGKLPVPARMELLIAADYFDYYGSIVRTLAGDTIDQGPQNLTYTRHEPYGVVAVITPWNGPLNQGSRGIAPALAAGNTVVLKPSEFTSATSLELGRITAEAGLPDGVLNIVTGLGPAVGVPLVSHPLVRRISFTGSAATGRAIGRIAAERVVPAALELGGKSPILVFADADLDAAARAAAMSVLVNSGQVCSATTRLLVERGVQDELVRRIGAILDAKRPGEDFGPIVTPPQFDKVLGMLATARQEGAHAAVGGHEYEDGVPERGLYVQPTVLTDVKPDMQVAREEVFGPVLVAMPFDTEDEAVALANATEYGLAGAVWCGDAARGIALAHRIEAGQVAVNGGVMGVETPFGGYKMSGIGREKGIAALYEYTQLKTVSVALR comes from the coding sequence ATGACCAGCACCATCCCGCAGTTCGAGCACTGGATCGACGGCCACCCGGTGCCGCCCGTCTCGGGCCGCCATTTGGACTCCACCAGCCCCCACGACGGCGAACCGGTGCTCCGCATCGCCGACGGCTCCGCCGAGGACGTCGAGCGCGCCGTCCTCGCCGCCCACCGGGCCCAGCCTGCCTGGGGGCGGACGTCCACCGCGGAGCGCTCCCGGCTCCTCATCTCCGTCGCGGCCGGCATCCGGGAGAACATCGACCGGCTCGTCGAGCTGGAATGCGCCGAGGGCGGCAAACTGCCCGTCCCCGCCCGCATGGAACTCCTCATCGCCGCCGACTACTTCGACTACTACGGCTCCATCGTGCGCACCCTCGCCGGCGACACGATCGACCAGGGCCCGCAGAACCTGACCTACACCCGGCACGAGCCCTACGGCGTCGTCGCCGTCATCACCCCGTGGAACGGCCCCCTCAACCAGGGCAGCCGCGGCATCGCCCCCGCGCTGGCGGCCGGCAACACGGTCGTGCTCAAACCGAGCGAGTTCACCTCCGCCACCTCCCTGGAGCTGGGCCGGATCACCGCCGAGGCCGGACTGCCCGACGGCGTCCTCAACATCGTCACCGGACTCGGCCCCGCCGTCGGCGTCCCGCTGGTCTCCCACCCCCTCGTCCGCCGGATCAGCTTCACCGGCTCGGCCGCCACCGGCCGGGCCATCGGCCGCATCGCCGCCGAGCGCGTCGTACCGGCCGCCCTCGAACTGGGCGGCAAGAGCCCGATCCTGGTCTTCGCCGACGCCGACCTCGACGCCGCCGCGAGGGCGGCGGCGATGTCCGTCCTGGTCAACTCCGGGCAGGTCTGCTCCGCGACCACCCGGCTGCTGGTCGAGCGTGGCGTGCAGGACGAGCTGGTCCGTCGTATCGGCGCGATCCTGGACGCCAAGCGGCCCGGCGAGGACTTCGGCCCGATCGTCACCCCACCGCAGTTCGACAAGGTCCTCGGGATGCTCGCCACCGCACGGCAGGAGGGCGCCCATGCCGCCGTCGGCGGGCACGAGTACGAGGACGGCGTGCCCGAGCGGGGGCTCTACGTCCAGCCGACCGTCCTCACCGACGTCAAGCCCGACATGCAGGTGGCACGCGAGGAGGTCTTCGGGCCGGTGCTGGTCGCCATGCCGTTCGACACCGAGGACGAGGCCGTCGCCCTCGCCAACGCCACCGAGTACGGCCTGGCCGGCGCCGTGTGGTGCGGCGACGCCGCCCGTGGGATCGCCCTGGCCCACCGCATCGAGGCCGGTCAAGTCGCCGTCAACGGTGGGGTGATGGGCGTCGAGACACCGTTCGGCGGGTACAAGATGAGCGGCATCGGCCGGGAGAAGGGCATCGCGGCCCTGTACGAGTACACCCAGCTCAAGACGGTCAGCGTCGCACTTCGGTAG
- a CDS encoding lipocalin-like domain-containing protein, with amino-acid sequence MRTVNRLHGRRATAIALAGVALAGSVGMAAADDAASGHAHPVSQEASRPGPGTDPGFPTFVHLPADQAAHPNSQQEWWYTVGHIRAGGHKYGYEVQLSRKGITQISITDEETGAYTSEQKAFKPDQFSASAGELDVRMPNASLSGPLDAMHLKAGLPQGKGVLDLKLKAVGPALYNNGTGLFPFLDDTSYYYSLPDLQTTGTLTLDGSTRQVTGTSWLDRQWGDWNWDTLHKWTWMAVRLDNGQVLNLWDLFDDNGEKHWATVLGPDGTHRVVSVDPLAPRATRFETSPTTGQRYAGKWTVTIPALHTELVVTAEPVLQEIQANQPFTPGINEADSSVRGTYQGRPVTGDAYVEQFGLWN; translated from the coding sequence ATGCGCACAGTGAACCGGCTCCACGGACGCCGGGCGACGGCGATCGCCCTTGCCGGAGTCGCCCTCGCGGGCTCCGTCGGAATGGCCGCGGCGGACGACGCCGCGAGCGGCCACGCACACCCCGTTTCGCAGGAGGCGTCGCGGCCAGGTCCGGGCACCGACCCGGGCTTCCCCACCTTCGTCCACCTCCCCGCCGACCAGGCGGCACACCCGAACTCCCAGCAGGAGTGGTGGTACACCGTCGGTCACATCCGGGCCGGCGGTCACAAGTACGGCTACGAGGTGCAGCTCAGCCGCAAGGGCATCACGCAGATCTCCATCACCGACGAGGAGACCGGGGCGTACACCTCGGAGCAGAAGGCGTTCAAGCCCGACCAGTTCAGCGCGTCCGCCGGCGAACTCGATGTACGGATGCCGAACGCGTCACTGTCCGGCCCGCTCGACGCCATGCACCTGAAGGCCGGACTGCCCCAGGGCAAGGGGGTGTTGGACCTCAAGCTGAAGGCCGTGGGCCCCGCGCTCTACAACAACGGCACCGGCCTGTTCCCCTTCCTGGACGACACCAGCTACTACTACTCGCTGCCCGACCTGCAGACCACCGGCACCCTCACACTGGACGGCTCGACCCGGCAGGTCACCGGCACGTCCTGGCTCGACCGCCAGTGGGGCGACTGGAACTGGGACACGCTGCACAAGTGGACCTGGATGGCCGTGCGGCTCGACAACGGTCAAGTCCTCAACCTGTGGGACCTGTTCGACGACAACGGTGAAAAGCACTGGGCCACCGTGCTCGGTCCCGACGGCACGCACCGCGTTGTCTCGGTCGATCCGCTCGCCCCGCGGGCCACCCGCTTCGAGACCAGCCCCACGACCGGCCAGCGCTACGCCGGCAAGTGGACCGTCACGATCCCCGCCCTGCACACCGAACTCGTCGTGACCGCCGAGCCCGTGCTCCAGGAGATCCAGGCGAACCAGCCGTTCACACCGGGAATCAACGAGGCCGACTCATCGGTGCGCGGCACCTACCAGGGGCGACCGGTCACGGGTGACGCCTATGTCGAGCAGTTCGGCCTCTGGAACTAG
- a CDS encoding oxidoreductase, translating to MTKKVALVTGASSGIGEAAARQLQQAGFIVYGTARRTDRMSTLAASGVRTLALDVTSETSTGNAVAEIIAAEGRIDVLVNNAGYGSYGALEDVPMEEARAQIEVNVFGLARLTQLVLPHMRAQGSGTIVNISSMGGRFATPMGAWYHASKYAVEGLSDALRLELKRFGIDVVLIEPGSIRTAWGAIAADKLRATSSQGPYAEQADAMAASLERSSRPGSRMTSPATVIGKAVVTAATARRPRTRYRVGFGARPLIFLSRLLPDRGFDALVKRSSGVPA from the coding sequence ATGACGAAGAAAGTAGCCCTGGTCACCGGCGCCTCCTCAGGCATCGGCGAAGCCGCCGCCCGACAGCTTCAGCAGGCCGGCTTCATCGTCTACGGCACGGCCCGGCGCACCGACCGGATGAGCACCCTGGCGGCGTCGGGCGTGCGCACGCTCGCGCTCGACGTCACCAGCGAGACCTCCACCGGCAACGCGGTCGCCGAGATCATCGCGGCCGAGGGCCGCATCGACGTGCTCGTCAACAACGCCGGCTACGGCTCCTACGGCGCGCTGGAGGACGTACCCATGGAGGAGGCCCGCGCCCAGATCGAGGTGAACGTGTTCGGCCTCGCGCGGCTGACCCAGCTCGTCCTGCCGCACATGCGCGCCCAGGGAAGCGGCACCATCGTGAACATCAGCTCCATGGGCGGCCGGTTCGCCACACCCATGGGCGCCTGGTACCACGCCAGCAAGTACGCGGTCGAAGGCCTCAGCGACGCACTGCGCCTGGAACTCAAGCGGTTCGGAATCGACGTCGTGCTCATCGAACCCGGCTCCATCCGGACCGCGTGGGGCGCGATCGCGGCCGACAAGCTGCGTGCCACCTCCTCCCAGGGGCCGTACGCCGAGCAGGCCGACGCGATGGCCGCGTCCCTGGAGCGAAGCTCGCGGCCCGGCTCCCGCATGACCTCACCCGCCACCGTCATCGGCAAGGCCGTGGTCACGGCGGCGACGGCCCGCCGTCCGCGCACCCGCTACCGCGTCGGCTTCGGAGCGCGCCCCCTCATCTTCCTCAGCAGGCTGCTGCCGGACCGCGGCTTCGACGCGCTCGTCAAACGCTCGTCCGGTGTGCCGGCGTGA
- a CDS encoding TetR/AcrR family transcriptional regulator, which yields MNTFQRARNEEQREVRRRSILETAATMLSEMPVSALSLNELSRRVGLAKSNVMRYFESREAVLLDLLESLTRDFLTEVVDQLPACVDRTGSATARAKAVASSLAASFASRRMLCELLSAQAGILEHNVSAELAARYKRGAHDGLAGLAGMLREILPELGDREAAEAASMTIVLVGALWTHSHPAEAVRTAYATDPSLVFLRTPFAATLERAITIYLIGLLSASDR from the coding sequence ATGAACACGTTCCAGCGCGCCAGAAACGAGGAGCAGCGCGAAGTGCGCCGCCGGAGCATCCTGGAGACGGCGGCGACGATGCTCAGCGAGATGCCGGTCTCGGCCTTGAGCCTCAATGAGCTCAGCCGCCGGGTGGGACTGGCGAAGTCCAACGTCATGCGCTACTTCGAGTCGCGCGAGGCGGTCCTCCTGGACCTCCTGGAGAGCCTGACCCGCGATTTTCTGACGGAGGTGGTCGATCAGCTCCCCGCCTGCGTCGACCGGACGGGCTCCGCGACCGCGAGGGCGAAGGCGGTGGCATCGAGCCTGGCCGCGTCGTTCGCGTCCCGCCGGATGCTCTGCGAACTGCTCAGCGCCCAGGCCGGCATCCTTGAGCACAACGTCTCCGCCGAACTGGCCGCCCGGTACAAGCGGGGGGCCCACGACGGTCTCGCCGGTCTGGCAGGCATGCTGCGGGAGATCCTCCCCGAGCTCGGCGACCGCGAGGCCGCCGAAGCGGCCAGCATGACGATCGTTCTCGTCGGAGCACTGTGGACACACAGCCATCCGGCGGAGGCCGTCCGCACCGCCTACGCCACCGACCCGAGCCTCGTGTTCCTCCGCACCCCCTTCGCCGCGACGCTGGAGCGGGCGATCACGATCTATCTGATCGGCCTGCTGTCCGCCTCCGACCGGTGA
- a CDS encoding aldo/keto reductase, translating into MRARPLGRTSVQVGALGFGAASIGNLHSQVDDGQARATLDAAWDAGVRYYDTAPHYGLGLSERRLGDALAHRPRTEFTVSTKVGRLLEPHPAPTGSDLTAGGFAVPDTLVRRPDYSRDGVLRSLESSLDRLRLDHVDIVYVHDPDDHLDAALDHALPALTALRDQGVIGAVGVGMNAVAPLLRIVAEAEVDAVMVAGRWTLLDRTARRLLDACAERGVAVVAAAPFNSGLLSRTYPASDATFDYGPAPESALRRARLLAEVSARHGTALPHAALRFPLRAPGVACVVAGFRTPEEVRSAVRWAATDLTEEAWRDLDTAATDRSHGMSDALGTGAATEGCGPAPRNGTAGRE; encoded by the coding sequence GTGAGGGCACGCCCACTCGGTCGTACGAGCGTCCAGGTCGGCGCGCTGGGATTCGGCGCCGCCTCCATCGGCAACCTCCACAGCCAGGTCGACGACGGCCAGGCACGGGCCACCCTCGATGCCGCCTGGGACGCGGGAGTGCGCTATTACGACACCGCCCCGCACTACGGCCTCGGTCTGTCCGAACGGCGACTCGGCGACGCCCTCGCGCACCGGCCACGGACGGAGTTCACCGTCTCCACCAAGGTCGGCCGACTGCTGGAACCCCACCCGGCACCCACCGGATCCGACCTGACGGCAGGAGGCTTCGCCGTACCCGACACGCTGGTCCGCCGCCCCGACTACTCACGGGACGGCGTACTGCGAAGCCTCGAAAGCAGCCTGGACCGCCTGCGACTTGACCATGTGGACATCGTGTACGTCCATGACCCGGACGACCACCTGGACGCGGCCCTCGACCACGCCCTGCCGGCGTTGACGGCCCTGCGCGACCAGGGTGTCATCGGTGCCGTGGGGGTCGGCATGAACGCGGTCGCCCCGCTGCTGCGCATCGTCGCGGAGGCGGAGGTCGACGCCGTGATGGTGGCCGGGCGGTGGACCCTCCTCGACCGCACCGCCCGCCGCTTGCTGGACGCGTGCGCCGAACGCGGGGTCGCGGTGGTGGCCGCCGCCCCCTTCAACTCCGGGCTCCTCAGCCGCACTTACCCCGCGAGCGACGCCACCTTCGACTACGGCCCCGCGCCGGAATCGGCACTGCGCCGCGCCCGGCTCCTCGCCGAGGTGTCCGCGCGACACGGCACCGCACTCCCGCATGCCGCCCTGCGCTTTCCGCTGCGCGCCCCCGGTGTGGCCTGCGTGGTCGCGGGTTTCCGCACTCCGGAGGAGGTCAGGTCCGCTGTCCGCTGGGCCGCCACGGATCTGACCGAGGAGGCGTGGCGGGACCTCGACACGGCGGCAACCGACCGGTCGCACGGCATGTCCGACGCCCTGGGCACGGGGGCGGCTACGGAGGGGTGCGGCCCCGCCCCGCGGAACGGAACAGCAGGGCGGGAGTGA
- a CDS encoding FadR/GntR family transcriptional regulator, whose translation MGDSTPAYRPGYELVAEQLLEYITQQNLRPGDRLPTEQGLAEILGASRNVTREAVKVLAAIGRLQVRRGAGIFVAASVGGLLDDELSHFRPTGMEDVRMLLDYRKVIESETARRAASHATPIEVRAIRESAESSLTAATMNDVDTFAKADAAFHDAVGAASHNVFLRASVAGVRRLASQSDVLLFHGDVPGSLEVAAHQHVAIAEAVAAGAADLAERLMVEHIATTQSQFENKIRDRLFSPGAQPPSPEAPAS comes from the coding sequence TTGGGCGACTCAACACCGGCCTACCGTCCGGGGTATGAACTGGTCGCGGAGCAACTGCTGGAGTACATAACCCAGCAGAACCTGCGCCCCGGCGACCGCCTCCCCACCGAACAGGGCCTGGCCGAGATCCTGGGAGCATCCCGCAACGTCACCCGGGAGGCCGTGAAGGTGCTGGCCGCCATCGGCCGGCTCCAAGTGCGGCGCGGTGCGGGCATCTTCGTCGCCGCCTCGGTCGGCGGGCTGCTGGACGACGAGCTCTCGCACTTCCGGCCGACCGGCATGGAAGACGTCCGCATGCTCCTGGACTACCGCAAGGTGATCGAGTCGGAGACCGCACGCCGTGCCGCCTCCCACGCCACCCCGATCGAGGTCCGGGCCATACGGGAGAGCGCGGAGAGCTCCCTGACGGCGGCCACGATGAACGACGTGGACACCTTCGCCAAGGCGGACGCGGCGTTCCACGACGCGGTGGGAGCCGCCTCGCACAACGTGTTCCTGAGGGCGAGCGTCGCCGGCGTACGGCGCCTGGCCTCCCAGTCCGACGTACTGCTCTTCCACGGTGACGTGCCCGGATCGCTGGAAGTCGCCGCCCATCAGCACGTTGCCATAGCGGAGGCGGTCGCCGCGGGGGCGGCCGATCTCGCCGAGCGGCTGATGGTGGAACACATCGCCACCACCCAGAGCCAGTTCGAGAACAAGATCCGTGACCGGCTGTTCAGTCCCGGGGCCCAACCGCCCTCCCCGGAGGCGCCGGCCTCGTAG
- a CDS encoding discoidin domain-containing protein yields the protein MAAALLNAAPAQAAPPPPDLNVYVSPTGRDVGSGSAAHPFKTLDHARDYVREVKQKAKGDIHVRLLSGTYQLSRTFALTARDSGTNGHRIFYEAAPGAHPVISGGQRITGWVPADGAGQVYKAKVGDFDTRQLYVDGELETRARSGKNPAGFSQTSTGYAFTDAGLNAYKRPADLEVVSSWGWKLMRCPVQSISDFKMTMQQPCWHNAHLQQGQEIQNPTWLENARELLDTPGEWYLDKGAGEIYYMPKSGQNLATSTVTVPLVQDLVDLDGTRTAPVGNVSFQGITFSYSTWLAPSSSEGLIEGQAGFRMVGNDPDFDATRLKWQKTPGAVNVNYGHGIGFEGNTFTHLGAVGLNLNTGTRGTDITGNVFRQIAATGVQIGGVEVIDAHPDDPRDITKDTQVANNVVTKVADQYNGSIGILAGYTDHTTITHNKVYDLPYTGISVGWGWGLTDQGGDTNYPGNLGVPIWDTPTTSRDTEVTDNEISDIMKSQADGGAIYTLSSNPGGVVSGNYIHGTPPPAYGAIYHDEGSRYWTNTGNALCDVAYQWLFLNHGMDIDATGNYTTQPAFSTQANSTGSTISGNTTVGSCAQLPASIVNNAGLQASYRHLDPGPAVVDHQAPSRPGTPSAVTDFPTIADLTWAASTDDTAVTGYSVYRDGKLVSATGTTSVRLPGLTAGQTYDFRITARDAAGNESQPSQTLKVTMPSGSDLALKKPITASSYSEANTPEKAVDGDLSTRWAQGLGLPDPSWIQVDLGASYDVNGAITTFEKASGYKYRIEVSPDEVHWKTLADRTAANTTAATDYTHTDTPVAGRFVRLTVTGSSWNGGSIYDFQVYGTPRTVTDHTAPTAPGQPTVKPLLPGLVDVSWPAATDDTGVTSYVVHQDGKRIGVTDATTLRVSGLTADTQYSFTVVARDEALNTSDPSKTAVVTTPADNDLALNKPVVASSSYDADHAPEKAVDGNPATRWAQGAGLPDPSWIRVDLGQDTALSSVVTTFELSGGYKYRLEYSTDGTTWSLFEDHTSAATSSSTVYSFAGAPVTARYLRLTVTGSGGNGGSVYALQAYGGF from the coding sequence ATGGCCGCGGCCCTGCTGAACGCCGCGCCGGCCCAGGCGGCTCCCCCGCCGCCGGACCTGAATGTCTATGTCTCGCCGACCGGCCGGGACGTGGGTTCGGGCAGCGCCGCACACCCCTTCAAGACCCTCGACCACGCGCGGGACTACGTGCGCGAGGTCAAGCAGAAGGCAAAGGGCGACATCCACGTCCGGCTCCTGTCCGGTACTTACCAACTCAGCCGTACGTTCGCCCTGACCGCCCGCGACTCCGGCACCAACGGGCACCGGATCTTCTACGAGGCCGCCCCCGGCGCGCACCCCGTGATCAGCGGAGGACAGCGCATAACCGGCTGGGTTCCGGCCGACGGCGCGGGACAGGTCTACAAGGCCAAGGTCGGCGACTTCGACACCCGACAGCTCTATGTGGACGGCGAGTTGGAGACCCGGGCGCGCAGCGGCAAGAACCCCGCCGGCTTCAGCCAGACGTCGACCGGCTATGCCTTCACGGACGCCGGCCTCAACGCCTACAAGCGTCCCGCGGACCTGGAGGTGGTCAGTTCCTGGGGCTGGAAGCTGATGCGCTGCCCCGTGCAGTCGATCTCCGACTTCAAGATGACCATGCAGCAGCCCTGTTGGCACAACGCCCATCTCCAGCAGGGCCAGGAGATCCAGAACCCGACCTGGCTGGAGAACGCCCGCGAACTGCTGGACACACCCGGTGAGTGGTACCTGGACAAGGGCGCGGGCGAGATCTACTACATGCCCAAGTCCGGCCAGAACCTCGCCACTTCGACCGTCACCGTGCCGCTCGTGCAGGACCTGGTGGACCTCGACGGCACCAGGACGGCCCCGGTCGGCAACGTGTCCTTCCAGGGCATCACCTTCTCCTACTCCACCTGGCTCGCGCCCAGTTCGTCCGAGGGCCTCATCGAGGGCCAGGCCGGTTTCCGGATGGTCGGCAACGACCCCGACTTCGACGCGACCCGCCTGAAGTGGCAGAAGACGCCCGGCGCCGTGAATGTCAACTACGGCCACGGCATCGGCTTCGAGGGCAACACCTTCACCCATCTCGGCGCGGTCGGGCTGAACTTGAACACCGGTACGCGGGGCACCGACATCACGGGCAATGTCTTCCGCCAGATCGCCGCCACCGGCGTCCAGATCGGCGGGGTCGAGGTGATCGACGCCCACCCCGACGACCCCCGGGACATCACCAAGGACACCCAGGTCGCCAACAACGTGGTCACCAAGGTCGCCGACCAGTACAACGGCTCCATCGGCATCCTGGCCGGCTACACCGACCACACCACCATCACCCACAACAAGGTCTACGACCTGCCCTACACCGGCATCTCCGTCGGCTGGGGCTGGGGCCTCACCGACCAGGGCGGCGACACCAACTACCCCGGGAATCTGGGCGTTCCGATCTGGGACACCCCCACGACCAGCCGCGACACCGAGGTCACGGACAACGAGATCTCCGACATCATGAAGTCGCAGGCCGACGGCGGCGCCATCTACACGCTGAGCTCCAACCCCGGCGGTGTGGTGTCCGGCAACTACATCCACGGCACGCCACCGCCCGCCTACGGCGCGATCTACCACGACGAGGGCAGCCGGTACTGGACGAACACCGGCAACGCCCTGTGCGACGTCGCCTACCAGTGGCTGTTCCTCAACCACGGCATGGACATCGACGCCACCGGCAACTACACCACCCAGCCCGCCTTCTCCACCCAGGCCAACAGCACGGGCAGCACCATCAGCGGCAACACCACCGTGGGTTCCTGCGCCCAACTGCCGGCCTCCATCGTCAACAACGCGGGCCTGCAAGCGAGTTACCGCCACCTCGACCCGGGCCCCGCCGTCGTCGACCACCAGGCGCCCAGCAGGCCCGGCACACCGAGCGCGGTCACCGACTTCCCGACGATCGCGGACCTCACCTGGGCCGCGTCCACCGACGACACCGCCGTCACCGGCTACTCCGTCTACCGCGACGGCAAGCTGGTCAGCGCCACCGGCACCACCTCGGTACGCCTCCCGGGCCTGACCGCCGGGCAGACGTACGACTTCAGGATCACCGCCCGTGACGCCGCGGGCAACGAGTCCCAGCCCAGCCAGACGCTCAAGGTCACCATGCCCTCCGGCTCCGACCTCGCCCTCAAGAAGCCGATCACCGCCTCGTCGTACTCGGAGGCCAACACCCCGGAAAAGGCGGTCGACGGAGACCTGTCCACGCGCTGGGCGCAGGGCCTGGGCCTGCCCGACCCGTCCTGGATCCAGGTCGATCTCGGTGCGTCGTACGACGTGAACGGCGCGATCACGACCTTCGAGAAGGCGAGCGGCTACAAGTACCGCATCGAGGTCTCCCCCGACGAGGTCCACTGGAAGACCCTCGCGGACCGCACCGCCGCGAACACCACGGCGGCGACCGACTACACCCACACGGACACCCCGGTCGCGGGCCGCTTCGTCCGACTGACCGTCACCGGCTCCAGTTGGAACGGCGGCAGCATCTACGACTTCCAGGTCTACGGCACCCCCAGGACCGTCACGGACCACACGGCCCCGACCGCCCCGGGACAGCCCACGGTCAAGCCGCTGCTGCCCGGTCTGGTGGACGTCAGTTGGCCCGCGGCCACCGATGACACCGGCGTCACCAGTTACGTCGTCCACCAGGACGGCAAGCGGATCGGTGTCACCGACGCCACGACCCTGCGGGTCTCCGGCCTGACCGCCGACACGCAGTACTCCTTCACCGTCGTGGCCCGCGACGAGGCGCTGAACACCTCCGACCCCAGCAAGACGGCCGTCGTCACCACGCCGGCCGACAACGACCTGGCCCTGAACAAGCCCGTCGTCGCCTCGTCGTCGTACGACGCGGACCACGCGCCCGAGAAGGCGGTGGACGGGAATCCCGCCACCCGCTGGGCGCAGGGCGCGGGCCTGCCCGATCCGTCCTGGATCCGGGTCGACCTGGGCCAGGACACCGCTCTCTCCAGCGTGGTGACCACCTTCGAGTTGTCCGGCGGCTACAAGTACCGCCTGGAGTACTCCACCGACGGCACGACCTGGTCCCTTTTCGAGGACCACACCTCCGCCGCCACCTCGTCGTCGACCGTCTACTCCTTCGCCGGCGCACCCGTCACCGCACGCTATCTGCGCCTGACCGTCACCGGTTCCGGCGGCAACGGCGGCAGCGTCTACGCGCTCCAGGCGTACGGCGGCTTCTGA